Below is a window of Impatiens glandulifera chromosome 2, dImpGla2.1, whole genome shotgun sequence DNA.
ataaatttttatatcaagttaaaagaaatatataatttttttttatctagatttgattttaaattttttatgatttatgtatatttaataaaaatattttaaaaacaatgataaaatatgacataaaaaattatgtaaaagaaTTATAAACACGTTACCCGATAGATTAtcaaatttattgattttaagaAGAACGAAGAACCTACTCTACCTAcattttataatgaatatattataatgaatatAAGAAAACATCATGAATAATACACATCGAACGAGTACGATCATTGAAacttcgacgatttctctccaactagatagtccaccataaaataatcaaaattataacacaaatatatattattgtcatATCAGTCGCATTAATCTAAACTTTATAACAAATACCGAAGACTCGGATATCACTTAGTGAATCTCAATCATACCCCCacaaaaaaactttatataataGACATCATTGACAATTCAAAAGTAAGTGAGTCGTCAATTTAACATTCTTATAATAATACGACAACGacttatcataatataatttttttttataatgtcaTAAAATTCTTACGAGACACCCTATATAATTAAGATGTTTTCAATCACGCAACCGTTATATAGATCTTTTACAACCACTAAACCATCTTTCGAATTTTAGTCACACTAAAACAATATATGTTACAACtaagaatttttaataattactcTACACACCATAATTGATTTCAAGAGAATACATTTTTCAATCATTGATGAAAATTTAATCGAAATAACTTTTTCTCAACTTTGAGACACTTTGTATATAATTATGTGGTAGattatttaacttttcaacTGACAACTTTGATAgttattcaataataaaaagttgGGTAAAAAATATGCGAAATTGTTGGAATCTGATAAACATTATACGGTTAATTCTACTTCTGAAATGACACATATACAAAAGTGAAACATCAcctcctttatttatttattttttctctttgtacatGTGCCGCTTTCTTAATAGATTAATGCACTACTTATACGGGTAGCATTGAAATAACCACATTATACTgcactttattatttattatatgagttattttaaaataataataataattaataatctaataGTATAAAAAGATAAGCATACGACATCAATGAAACAGATAAGGTTGCGTCTCCCAAAATCTTATCCCCTAATGGGTTTGTTTATTAGCTTAAATAAAGCCTTGCATAACATTATCTTATCAATTCATTTAAACCAAATTTTATCACAATTCATTTAATCTAGTATACTCAAATAAtctagtattatttttttttgtgtttaattgtaatataataaaaagatttcACATTTAAATGTAGAATTTACACTTCCAATAATGAAGGTCTTACATCAAGCTAGTGGTGTGTCTCAATCCAAAACAAGGACATAAAAagatacataataataaattcaaaaggaattcttcttaataatttaattttctttttagaaaGTATCGGTGCCCAACTGTCATTCTCCAAAACCAAACTTGGTAGatgatagtaaaaaaaaatcttaaaactaaataattatcataatttcCCTTTTCCATATGCCTAATTTCATCCCTCAAATTTGTAAGGATAAAAGTAGCCTTGTATTTTTCTTTGATTTgttagtttgaattttttattaaaaagattagTATCAAATTATTCCATTCATTCATAACTATATGaaacaattatgtttttataaaaaaaaaaaaaaaaaaaaaaaaaaaaaaaaaaaaaaaaaaactcaagaaaaaCAAACATCAAACGAGTTAGTTTcctttttacataaaaaaatttttttAGGTGAAACGATATTAGTTTGGTCAAATAACACTTCAAAAGTAGacattcaaacatttttttattattttttatttatttattttagatttcaaatacttttttcaaatcttaaaattttaaattaatgttatttaaagttatagaaaatgaaattttatccTTAATGACTTCAAACCCAATTAACTAATTatctttaattcaaaaataataataattaaactaagtTAACCTAccctcaaataataataataaataatctaatagatacaaatatatattaatatactcaCTCATCAACAAACAGATAAGGTTGTGTTTCCCAAAACCTTATCCCCAACTAGGTTTGTTTATTAGCTTTTAAATAAGCCTTCCATAACATCAACAACTCATTTAACCTAGCATATTCAataatcttttgtttttgttcttgttttttaagatcattgtattaatttttttagtgtttaattaattataaacataataaaaagatttcaaatttaaacttcaTAATTTACACTCCCATTCCTTCTTacataatcataataattaagatCATACACATCAAACTAGTGGTGTGTCTCAATCCACTCATTAATCAAACAAGAACATAAAAGAagatacataataataataataaattaaaaaggaaattaaTCTTCATCTCGAATCTTGATCCAATCATCATCATCCCCTGGACTTGAATGGAATAGCCCTAATCACAATCTGATGATACATAGCAGCAAGTGCAGCTCCAATAAATGGTCCTACCCAGAATATCCAATGATCCTCCCAAGCATGATCCTTGTTGTAGATGATCGCAGCTCCAAGACTCCTCGCCGGATTAATCCCAGTTCCGGTGATCGGAATAGTCGCCAAATGTACCAAAAACACAGCAAACCCAATAGGCAACGGCGCCAAAATCTGCACCCATCCATCCAAGTTAAAACCCAACAATTTAAACAACAAAAGATCAAATCTTTATATCTAGAAAACTACTTACAGGAACATGAGAATCTCTGGCACTCCTTTTAGCATCAGTTGCAGAGAAAACGGTGTAAACAAGAACAAAAGTACCGATTATTTCAGCACCAAGTCCACTTCCTTTAGTATAACCATGAGCCACAACATTAGCACCACCACCGAGTGTTTCATAAAGATTTGGTTGAAACCCTTTAACAACTCCAGCACCACAAATAGCTCCTAGGGTTTGCATCACTATGTAGAAGATAGCTCTAGTCAAAGAAAGTTTCCTTGCCAAGAACAACCCAAATGTCACAGCAGGATTTATATGCCCTCCTGATAATCAgtcatttcaaataattatcaatACCCATTTACAAAAAAACAAGATTAAATTAGTGGGTTATGTTTATTTTACCTGAAATTCCGGCGGTACAGTAAACAAGTGCAAAGATCATGCCTCCAAACGCCCAAGCGATACCTTGAATACCAACTGAAGCACATTTATTGGGTGCTCGTGAAACACCCATTACAGTCAGCACAGTTAtgtaaagaaaaaggaaagtGGCTATGAATTCGGCGATTCCAGCTCTGTAGAAAGACCATGAACTGAGTTCGCCGGGTTCGAAGAAAGGAGCCGGCGGCGCCTCCTTGTAGTCCTTGTCGGTTTGAGCGGCGGTTCCGATTGGTTGTCGTTCGGAGAATTTGTTAGCTCCGAGTCtaacatcttcttctttctgCTCCATTgaatctctctctttctctctctcacacaaACACAAATTCAAGAATCAAGATTGCTACTTTAGCACGCTTCTGGTTTAGTGGAGAGAAAAGGGTGATGGTAGGGATGACTTTATAGATGAAAAGTTACAGTaatgagagagagaaaaatggattctttaaattcaaaatttggaATTTCTAAAAAACCCATTATTACCATTATGCTGAAAACAAGAAACACGAGAGAAAAGAgagtaaaaagaagaaaattacAGTAAATTAATGgaggtagagagagaaaatagagagagaaagaaggcAGCGAGTATGTTCTGGAAAGGGGTAGAAGAGAGAAGGTTTGGTTGATTTGTCCTTATCATCTTCTACAGAGTGtctgaaattttatatttatttaataataatattaataataatgaagatatattattatattatattatattaaacttgTTTTATTGTTACGGCTTCTTACTTATGGGTTCTTCATTTCAATATATTCTTCTACctaatcttttaatttaaattaagtaaagGTATGATCTGGAGTGGGTATGTTatgtatatataacataattaacaattaatgattaattttgactgtcaatttgaattattaattaagtaaaattcATAAGAATTTACTAGAAATATGACTTAGAGCTAGCTAGAAAATAggtgttttaaataatacgattattttaaacattaattttgactgtcaatttgaattattaattaagtaagAATCTTCAGGATTTATTAGAAATCTGATTTAGAGCTGGTAGAATAggtgtttttaaataatttttaaaatattgatcaGTGATAATTTAAgttgtgttttttaaaatattaaagggcagtaatatataatgataaaataattttttaaataaataaaaaatataatttagtaatttgattgataaaattatgtttgatttttttttaaaaaaaactcaaaagtgACTCAATTtgatagatttaaaaaaaaaaatcatttcaactGTTTGGTCAGTTTTTAAACTCTTTATCCgtcaagaaaaatatttatgtaaataaattatttgagtttatttttaaatcactacataatttaattatttaacttaaaatattaattaaattaaaataatcttaaaaaaaacatatggtTATAACACTAAGCTAAAATTACCtcaattaaaaagaattatcaaaatagttttttattattaaaccgTTGACCCgattacataaaattataaacgaGTTCATtcgatttataattatttcgtCGGTTCAACTTTTcacaaaatcaaaaaaataaaaacaccaataaattataatcctatatattaacaaaattattttaaccatCTAAAcactattaaatttaataaaaataataacaaacgCTTATGGATATCACAATCCCTAGGGCCCGTCATTAGCACTACTATAGTTGGTAGAGCCAGTGTAATAATATGTTTACTTTTATATTGTCTTTTTCTTTTACAagaatatactttttttttaatcaatttataattCACAATTATCCACTAATTAAAAGTTTAAGGTGCAACGGTCTCATTGAAGTTGGCCGGGTTATATAATAACGGGTGtataaagaaagagagagatgaaAAATCGAGCCGTTTTATGACCGTTGAGGAAAGCGGTCAGCCTGGAAAGATCGATCACATGGCCCAACAGGCAATATCCTCGTCTTGTAGTGGTGTCGGATGGGGGGaccacttttatttttttcatttcactcTTCTAAAGTAACAAACCGGGTTCACCGGGCCGGTTTGTCTTTTTGCATGCGTGGGCCATTGCCGGTTCACTATTCAGTTCTGCAATTTCAATTTTCGATATCCTAAACAAAACAATGAATGAATGAAGCCTACATACATTtgttatgaattatttattattttatcaaaataatttgaaggaATAATCAGATTAATATCCAATAAAATTCCTATAATTATGTGGAATATTATTGGTTAAGTTGTGAAATTAgagagttattattattattaaaattatataaaatgatgttgtGACTTATCTGCTTTAAGCGGTCGTTAACATATTAtatacgtgacatttataaataaataaataaatttatatcactaatttaactatagAATTTCAAAGAATTAAGAGTTTTGACTATCGAATTTTAAAGAATTGCTAGTTAAAATTCTCGTTCGTTGAAATTCGGTAGATAAATTAGtgatatatataactttatttatttatttatttaaaaatatcacgTATATGATACATTAATGGCGTTCGAAACAGTTAAACCTTGCGCTGTGTCttgtttttgtataattttaataataaatatataaaattacaaaataaaaaaaaaagaggtcTAAAATATGTATTGTTCTCAAATAAGAAATCCAATTTAACCCTTCATTTGgttgatataattaatagtaGTAAGAATACATTATTGTTTACATGTAATGTATTAATGATAATGATGATATATGATTATGCGATAATGCGTTTTATTCACAATCACAACTACCCAAACATATAACATATAGATAATGTAGATTATGATagtatacaaattaattaaattaagatattctattaattaatcaattatttatgagCCACTACAACTCCTCTTTGCCTTATAAATTAAATCACCTTACCATGATTGGCGCAAAACAGTAATGGCCCCACAACCCATATGCTctatctcatttttatttattttttatttttaaaatggtggGAGGGGTCCTTCAATTTTGCAATATTATCAATTGGTCCCCTTATAATTGGATTCATGTGACATTAAAtgaagttttatttaattataataattatttatatagttatcaTATTGAGGTATATCTGTCACATGTATCAAcattatgtttgaaaaacaactcattttcatgtaaataatttataattatttcattaaaaataatatatattcagaaagtaatgtttatattatgtttctttaccttatattctttttatttattttaaataaaataattagataaaaaaactaatgaaaatgtaataaaataatatagaatatatatatattaactttctttttatgagttgtttgaaaaattagtgatttttattttttatttttttaaacgatatttatatataatgataaagttttgaatgaaaaatattttaatattttgattaataaattaagtgatttaatgaatgaaaaaataaaataatatttaattatattaaaattatttaaataattaataattccaactaaataatattttaatttgaagactttcatttataattacttttaatttgaGCAgcaatatttaaagtttattgcTGTTACTATGTcactaacaaatattatttatatttataagaataaataaaataaatgattttatgtAATAATATCCCCACCTCTTAAAGAAAGAGGAAACAAACTTCTCACTTCACATTAATGTACTACATACCCTTCTTTTAGCTTACtcctatttaaatatttcattcttttaatggctaaaaataaatggttgtaaaagtaaaatttgtatttttctcattttcaaatgttaaaattattatggaGTTAACGGCCAAACCACTTCTAggtaacaaatataatatatatggaattagctgtttataatattttttttatttattcaatttatatttttttacaaaattaatttttgaccAGAGCTAAGagatgaaataaaaaactttGTGACATCTCAAGAAACCATTCATATTTAGTTGAATAAAAAACATCAggaatttaagaaattatttgttaataattttgtcCGACCTATACTAATTCTTGCGTTATcccttttattatttaatagtgtagacattattatttgaataatttgataaagGAGACTTTATTAACTTAttgaattgatatttttgtgtgattaaatatattttttaaattagtaataaaattttgaacctATTATAGTGTGATCATAAACTTAATGTCcaattttttcataaaagttaggatctagggtttagatttaTATTCCACAATTCCTcctaatatttgtttttataatttagggttttacaatatatatgaaaatggtTTTAAATGAAATGTGATTTTATAGGTGGAAAAATCTTTCTTGGGGTAATAATAATTTGACGATTTtaaaacacgtttttttttttaatttttgaaccgCCCAAACGTCATAATATGGACACGTGGCTGTTAAGTCCTGCTGTCATCCACATCCACATTTGTAAGCTTGGCCGTCGGGTCCCACCACTACCGACCCATTTGAATACTTCATTACCGTACACGTGGCAATCACTTACCTCATCGAGAAAGAATTTTCTAGGCCAAGTAAactattattttagtatttccTAActccaaaaaatatttaataactcaaaaatgataatttcttaattttataatggtGTTTATTACGTATTTATGTGGATgaatacaatttttatataaaatgaataaaataaatgtaccTAAAATTGGAAACAAACTCAAATATGCCCTTTAACTTCTAACTTTGAACTTGTTTATCATTGATTTTGTTCCcttagttttgaaaaaaatcaaaataaatagattttttgAATTTGGTAGGAATTGCTGGGTTTGAATTCTTTAAATAATCTCTTAATAACTGTactaattttcatatattatttcattaataaatcaatcaaacttttaattaattattattaaattttcatttttaaataatttattttttattaatattaatatctttaaaatatttttattaaacaatttaaattttcagaattttattttgaacaaaattatttaaataatttaagtttgattaattctaaataactatttgttcatattgaaattataaaaataattgattattttgtGAAAGTTTTAAAGGTGCTGACaatactaatttaattaaatgttattatttgaaaattattcaaatataaaagaagTTTTTTATACATTAAAGACAAGAGTCTAACAATATTATCATTTcttgagtttatttatttttattttttttctgatACATGATGGATGTATCA
It encodes the following:
- the LOC124925857 gene encoding aquaporin PIP1-3 encodes the protein MEQKEEDVRLGANKFSERQPIGTAAQTDKDYKEAPPAPFFEPGELSSWSFYRAGIAEFIATFLFLYITVLTVMGVSRAPNKCASVGIQGIAWAFGGMIFALVYCTAGISGGHINPAVTFGLFLARKLSLTRAIFYIVMQTLGAICGAGVVKGFQPNLYETLGGGANVVAHGYTKGSGLGAEIIGTFVLVYTVFSATDAKRSARDSHVPILAPLPIGFAVFLVHLATIPITGTGINPARSLGAAIIYNKDHAWEDHWIFWVGPFIGAALAAMYHQIVIRAIPFKSRG